One Caldalkalibacillus uzonensis DNA segment encodes these proteins:
- a CDS encoding ATP-binding protein: MVEAIERIRIERQHTLTDEERWLVGQPGYTSPDPALLYDAVVALSMGKNVLLQGPTGAGKTKLAEYLSYLFHQPLHAVNCSVDLDAEALLGFKTIVQKENHTAIEFVPGPVVKAMTKGHFLYIDEINMAKPETLPIINSVLDYRKMLTNPFTGEVIKAKDGFGVIAAINIGYVGTVPLNEALKNRFVVIDVPYLQGEQLRNLLQEQTALSDPSLLDRFVRLSADLLAQTKMGQLSEEAASIRALLDACDLAAHMPPLRAIQRAIVDKLEDERERAAVINMAETLF; encoded by the coding sequence ATGGTGGAAGCCATTGAGCGCATCCGTATCGAACGGCAGCACACCCTGACAGATGAAGAAAGATGGCTGGTGGGCCAGCCCGGATACACTTCTCCAGATCCTGCTCTTCTTTATGATGCCGTCGTCGCCCTCAGCATGGGCAAGAATGTGCTGCTACAAGGTCCCACTGGAGCGGGTAAAACGAAGCTGGCTGAATATTTGTCCTATCTGTTTCATCAGCCCCTGCATGCCGTCAACTGCTCGGTTGACCTGGATGCGGAAGCCTTGCTGGGCTTTAAAACCATTGTGCAAAAGGAGAATCACACCGCCATCGAATTCGTTCCCGGTCCGGTGGTCAAAGCGATGACAAAAGGCCACTTTCTATACATTGACGAGATCAATATGGCCAAACCGGAGACCTTGCCGATTATCAACAGTGTGCTGGACTACCGGAAGATGCTGACTAATCCTTTTACAGGTGAAGTGATCAAGGCCAAAGACGGATTTGGGGTCATTGCTGCCATCAATATCGGTTATGTGGGCACGGTGCCACTGAATGAAGCGTTGAAAAACCGTTTTGTGGTTATTGACGTTCCCTATCTGCAAGGGGAACAGCTGAGGAACTTGTTGCAAGAACAGACGGCCCTGAGTGATCCTTCGCTGTTAGACCGCTTTGTCCGCTTATCGGCTGACCTTTTGGCCCAGACCAAAATGGGACAGTTGTCTGAGGAGGCTGCCTCTATCCGCGCCTTGCTTGATGCCTGCGATTTGGCTGCCCATATGCCACCATTACGGGCCATTCAACGGGCCATTGTCGATAAACTGGAAGATGAGCGGGAACGGGCAGCGGTTATAAATATGGCTGAAACGCTATTTTAG
- a CDS encoding LL-diaminopimelate aminotransferase produces the protein MNFETAQRMQAFETLVFSELAKRKKAKMARGEDVIDLSIGSPDLPPAREVMECLTRNIQDPAQYGYTLTGTDEFLEAVTVYYRERFGVALDPQQEVMMTMGSQDGLVHLPMVFANPGDVILVPDPGYTAYETGVLTAEAELYPMPLKKENKFLPDLEAIPEDVAHRAKMMILNFPGNPVPALASRAFFEQVVQFAKRYNILVVHDFAYSELVFDGQKATSFLEVEGAKDIGVEFNSLSKSFNMAGCRIGYLVGNAEVLAAFNRLKSNLDYGVFLPIQKAAAMALREGRELLADNVKAYEARRNVLVKGLAQGGWPIDPPQATMFAWAQLPEGWTSKEFAYGLLEHAAVVVTPGDAFGQHGEGFVRIALVQSESRLQEAARRIGDFLRTYGKIKTEQAY, from the coding sequence ATGAACTTTGAAACAGCCCAGCGCATGCAAGCGTTTGAAACATTGGTGTTTAGTGAACTTGCTAAGCGAAAAAAAGCCAAAATGGCCCGTGGCGAAGATGTGATTGACTTAAGTATTGGCAGCCCCGATTTGCCGCCCGCTCGCGAGGTTATGGAATGCTTAACCCGCAATATTCAGGATCCGGCCCAGTACGGCTACACTCTGACCGGAACGGATGAGTTTTTGGAAGCGGTGACTGTTTATTACAGGGAGCGGTTTGGCGTTGCCCTTGATCCACAGCAAGAAGTGATGATGACCATGGGGTCCCAGGATGGTCTGGTCCATCTGCCCATGGTGTTTGCTAACCCGGGGGATGTGATTCTCGTACCGGATCCCGGCTATACAGCCTATGAAACAGGGGTGCTTACGGCTGAGGCAGAGTTGTATCCCATGCCGCTGAAGAAAGAGAACAAGTTTTTGCCTGATCTGGAGGCCATCCCGGAAGATGTGGCCCACAGAGCCAAAATGATGATTCTTAACTTTCCAGGTAATCCGGTACCGGCGTTGGCCAGCCGCGCTTTTTTTGAACAGGTGGTTCAGTTTGCCAAGCGGTACAACATTTTGGTTGTCCACGATTTTGCCTATTCTGAGCTTGTGTTTGACGGTCAAAAAGCGACCAGCTTTTTAGAAGTGGAGGGCGCCAAAGACATCGGTGTGGAGTTTAATTCACTGTCCAAAAGCTTTAATATGGCTGGCTGCCGCATTGGTTATCTGGTGGGCAATGCCGAAGTGCTCGCTGCGTTTAACCGCTTGAAATCCAATTTGGATTACGGGGTCTTTTTACCCATTCAAAAAGCAGCGGCCATGGCCTTGCGCGAAGGAAGGGAGCTGCTTGCTGATAACGTCAAAGCGTATGAAGCCCGCCGGAATGTGCTGGTCAAGGGATTAGCTCAGGGCGGTTGGCCCATTGATCCACCTCAGGCCACCATGTTTGCCTGGGCTCAACTTCCGGAGGGCTGGACGTCCAAGGAGTTCGCCTATGGTTTACTGGAACATGCAGCTGTCGTGGTGACACCAGGAGATGCCTTTGGCCAACACGGAGAAGGATTTGTACGCATCGCCCTGGTCCAGTCAGAATCCCGGCTGCAGGAAGCGGCCCGGCGGATCGGCGATTTCCTGCGCACATATGGTAAAATAAAGACAGAGCAAGCATATTAA
- a CDS encoding alanine/glycine:cation symporter family protein, which produces METFVNWLNNIIWSPALIALCLGAGLFYSIATRFLQIRHFKDMVKLMFQGKSSDAGVSSFQALSIALSGRVGTGNIAGVATAIAFGGPGAVFWMWLIAFLGAGSAFVEATLGQVYKTKQDGQFRGGPAYYIEKGLKLKWYAILFAIVTVIATGILLPGVQANSIASSMKNAFGISTTITGLVLVAVLAIIIFGGVKRIARVAQVVVPFMALGYILVALIVVFANISQLPDVLALIFKSAFGAEAAFGGILGAAISWGVKRGIYSNEAGQGTAPHAAAAAEVSHPAKQGLVQAFSVYIDTWFVCSATAFMILITGMYNVTPEGQPAIVNNIGDVEPGPVFTQMAVESVLPGFGAPFVAIALLFFAFTTIMAYYYMAETNLAYINRKVKRVWSEYALKIALLAVVFYGSVRTATLAWDLGDIGVGSMAWLNIIAILLLTKPALKVLKDYEKQKREGKDPVFDPAKVGINDADFWEKEYKHEEFSAPTQGKTLDS; this is translated from the coding sequence CAGGATTGTTCTACTCGATTGCCACTCGTTTCCTCCAGATCAGACATTTCAAAGATATGGTCAAGTTAATGTTCCAGGGCAAGAGTTCCGATGCCGGGGTATCCTCATTCCAGGCCTTATCCATTGCATTATCCGGAAGGGTCGGGACAGGTAATATTGCGGGAGTGGCTACCGCAATAGCATTTGGAGGACCGGGCGCTGTCTTTTGGATGTGGCTTATTGCTTTCCTCGGAGCTGGTTCTGCGTTTGTGGAAGCGACGCTCGGTCAAGTGTACAAAACCAAACAAGATGGGCAGTTCCGCGGAGGTCCAGCTTACTACATCGAAAAAGGATTAAAATTAAAATGGTATGCTATCCTGTTCGCGATTGTGACCGTTATTGCAACAGGTATTCTGTTGCCGGGCGTTCAGGCCAACAGCATCGCTTCCAGCATGAAGAATGCTTTTGGGATTAGCACTACCATAACAGGATTAGTTTTAGTGGCTGTTCTTGCCATCATCATTTTCGGAGGGGTCAAGCGGATCGCACGTGTGGCCCAAGTCGTGGTGCCTTTTATGGCACTTGGCTATATTCTGGTTGCGTTGATTGTTGTGTTTGCCAACATTTCTCAACTGCCAGACGTATTGGCGCTTATCTTTAAGAGTGCCTTCGGTGCAGAGGCCGCCTTCGGGGGAATTCTCGGTGCGGCGATTTCCTGGGGAGTTAAGCGGGGGATTTACTCCAATGAAGCGGGTCAGGGCACGGCTCCACATGCTGCTGCGGCTGCGGAAGTGTCCCATCCTGCCAAACAAGGTTTGGTTCAGGCCTTCTCTGTCTATATCGACACCTGGTTCGTCTGCTCTGCGACTGCATTTATGATTCTTATTACAGGAATGTATAATGTAACCCCTGAGGGACAACCCGCTATTGTCAATAATATCGGTGATGTTGAACCAGGGCCAGTCTTTACACAAATGGCTGTAGAATCAGTGTTGCCAGGCTTCGGGGCGCCTTTTGTTGCCATCGCCCTGCTGTTCTTCGCCTTTACTACGATTATGGCTTACTATTATATGGCGGAAACAAACCTGGCATATATTAACCGGAAAGTAAAGCGTGTCTGGTCAGAATATGCTTTGAAAATTGCACTCTTGGCTGTTGTTTTCTACGGCAGCGTTAGAACGGCCACACTGGCTTGGGACCTTGGGGATATCGGAGTCGGAAGCATGGCCTGGCTGAACATCATTGCCATTCTGCTCCTGACTAAGCCTGCGCTAAAAGTGTTGAAGGATTACGAAAAACAGAAAAGAGAAGGGAAAGATCCTGTCTTCGACCCTGCAAAAGTGGGAATCAATGATGCGGACTTCTGGGAGAAAGAATATAAGCATGAAGAATTTTCTGCTCCAACCCAAGGGAAAACCCTAGATTCCTAA